CCACACACGCCGCGCTGCGGCGGGGCCACATTTGCCGGGCGGCAGCCGGACGGTGTCCGACTGCCGCCCCCCGGTTTCGATGTTCCCGTTCGTTCTGAACGGGCCTGGACGGAAACCCGGTCCTGCGGTAGCCCGGTCCGTCCCGCACCTCAACCGGCGCACGGTGCTTCCGCGCCATGCGCCCCCCCGGAGCCTCATGACCGAAGGCCTGCTCATCGCCATGCTGGGCTGGTGGCTTGGCGGCTTCATCAACAACATCGTGGGGTTTGGCGCTGCGCTGGTGGCCCTGCCCGTGGTGGCGCTGGGCAACGACATGGCCGTGGCGGTGCCCGGCTCGGCGCTCATCGTGCTGGCCCTCAACGTGCAAATGGCCTGGAACTACCGCCACCACCTGGAAGGCGGCATCGGCGTGTGGCCCCTGATCCTGGGCGGCTTGCCGGGTGCCCTGGTGGGGGTGCTGCTGCTGCGCCACATTCCCGATGCCGGACTGCGCCTTGGCCTTGGCGGGCTGCTCGTGGCGTATGCCCTGTGGGGGCTGCTGTGCGCAAAACCCCACCGCAGGGCGCTGCATGGCGTCTGGGGGGCCGTGGCCGGGTTCTTTTCCACCAGTCTGGGCACGGCCTACGGCATCAACGGGCCGTCGCTGGCCATCTACCTGTCGTTTCGGGGGGGCACCCCGCAGCAGACCAAGGCCGCGCTGGGCGTGTTCTTCATCGCCAGCGGCACCATCATCGTGGTCGCGCAGATACTGGCGGGCGTGCAGTCTGCGGAGACGGTGTTGCAGTTCGCCGCATCGCTGCCGTCGG
This genomic window from Nitratidesulfovibrio sp. SRB-5 contains:
- a CDS encoding sulfite exporter TauE/SafE family protein, whose product is MTEGLLIAMLGWWLGGFINNIVGFGAALVALPVVALGNDMAVAVPGSALIVLALNVQMAWNYRHHLEGGIGVWPLILGGLPGALVGVLLLRHIPDAGLRLGLGGLLVAYALWGLLCAKPHRRALHGVWGAVAGFFSTSLGTAYGINGPSLAIYLSFRGGTPQQTKAALGVFFIASGTIIVVAQILAGVQSAETVLQFAASLPSVMLGGWAGIALSRRLPDGNLHGALFVMLLVMGANLIRQAMVG